The Glycine soja cultivar W05 chromosome 4, ASM419377v2, whole genome shotgun sequence genomic sequence GCATCCTTTCTTGCAAACGCATTCACAGTTTGTATCTGTGTCATTCTTCATTATCATTTGAATTCAGCCTACACGTTTAGCCCTTCTACATTCCACATCCACCtaagactatatatatatatatacacacacatatatgtaaCAGCTCATCACCAAAAACATTGATCAAACATTATTTGTGGTGCATGTGCAATTTAAAATCTCATTGATATTGATTtgctgagaaaaaaaatatcattgataATTTCTTCAgccttattcttatttttattcttcacTAGaaatggagaatcttggaaaaACATTCCTACTACTCCTATTGTTATCTTCAATATTCTCAAtagcctcatcaagaagaagaCCACCAGCTTCATCCAGCAACATAGATTGGTGGTGCAACCTAACACCACATCCTGAACAATGCAAACAACACCTCAGTACTCAAATGAAGAGCCACCATTTCCAAATCAAGCACAAAACTATCTTCCGGGAAATGCTTCTTCAAAATGCCTTAAATCAAGCCCTCATCATGCAAAAAGAAGCAAATGACAATGACCAAAACAACATGCTAACAAAGAACCACAGAACCGTACATGGTGATTGTTTGAAGCTCTATGGAAAAACCATCTTCCACCTCAACCGCACCCTTGAATGCTTTCATGGGAAGCATAACTGTTCATCGGTTGATGCACAAACATGGCTCAGCACTTCTCTCACAAACATTCAAACATGTCAAGATGGCACGGTTGAACTTGGTGTTGAAGacttcaaggttcccaacaacaATGTTTCTGAGATGATTAGGAACAGCCTGGCCATCAACATGGACTTCATGAAACATCATGATCACATGGAAGAAAAACCAGAAGATGCGTTTCCAAGTTGGTTTTCAAAGCATGAGAGGAAACTTTTGCAGTCTTCATCGATAAAGGCACATGTTGTGGTGGCCAAAGATGGTTCTGGGAATTTCAAGACTGTGCAAGATGCTCTCAATGCTGCGGCAAAGAGGAAAGTGAAAACAAGATTTGTGATACATGTCAAGAAAGGAGTGTATAGAGAGAATATTGAGGTTTCGGTTCACAATGATAACATCATGCTGGTTGGTGATGGGCTGAGAAATACTATAATCACCAGTGCCCGAAGTGTTCAAGATGGTTATACTACCTATAGTTCTGCAACTGCTGGTAATTTATATTccatcttctttctttctttttccttttacttACATTGATATATACTCCTTCctgttttaaatatatataaaaaaaactcttgagGGCAGACCCGCCTCAAGAAATTATGAGACCTAAGaccaaatttaatcaaattttaatttaatacactttcttaatttttttttaaaataaattgttatttcatattttaaatgttatttaaattttaaattgaaactcaattaaatatttaaattaatatatatatacaaaatatcaacataaattgaaattttagttaaatgtatgatcttataatcaatattttcatcaattttttttatatatcaaccATAGACTcaatcattaaatttaaattttgtactaatttcaaaatattttttttaggtaaagGAGAGGTTGAATcttagatataaaataattttctttaactttctcaaataaaatcaaaattttgctTAAATGATATAATATTCATTTAATAGGATTTTGATTAaactactttttatttttcatatcaaatttcaatgaaaaacactctaagaaaataaatttataattgagaTTGTtggaattaaatattattaatcagCTTTCTTAATGAgtgtgaattaatttttttatacttatattaaaaatcaGAGTAGTACATCCCATTAAATAATGCCATGTGTCACCGAAGTGTTgctaacatttttctttctaattctctaaTTGTGTGTCAAGGAAGTGTTTCTAACATTTCACTTTTCTAGAATTCCTTATGACTTTCCTTAACTTCTAAACCTTTACTTGAACTATCCAATTTTAGGAATAGACGGCCTCCACTTCATTGCACGCGACATCACCTTCCAAAACACCGCTGGTGTTCACAAGGGTCAAGCTGTGGCACTCCGATCGGCCTCAGACCTCTCCGTCTTCTACCGGTGTGCCTTCATGGGCTACCAAGACACCCTCATGGCTCATGCGCAACGCCAATTTTACCGCCAATGCTACATCTATGGCACTGTTGACTTTATCTTTGGCAATGCCGCAGTGGTGTTCCAAAATTGTTACATTTTCGCAAGAAGACCCTTAGAAGGCCAAGCCAACATGATCACAGCCCAAGGACGAGGCGACCCATTTCAAAACACTGGAATTTCAATTCACAACTCTCAAATTCGAGCAGCTCCAGATCTCAGGCCCGTTGTTGACAAATACAACACTTTCTTGGGTAGGCCTTGGCAACAATACTCTAGAGTCATGGTCATGAAAACGTTCATGGACACCTTGGTTAACCCATTGGGTTGGTCTCCATGGggtgattctgattttgctcAGGACACACTTTATTATGGAGAGTATCAAAATTATGGGCCTGGAGCATCTACAACCAATAGAGTAAAATGGCCTGGTTTTCATGTGATTAATAGCCCAACTGAAGCGTCACAGTTTACTGTGACACACCTTCTTGCTGGCCCAACATGGTTGGGTTCTACAACTGTGCCATTTACCTCTGGCCTTTGAGCTTGTGCTATGTGATTACAATTTGTTGagtcaattatttatttgtttttaagttatattgtaGTCTgtgtaaaaacatatataattgatattCTTCTGTATCAATTTATACTGTATTATTCTTTGTAAGACACAAGGAAACATAAGAAGGGAAGTTGAATTGTGttttaaacaatttataaaatatttttgaaagattttaaagttttatctgtttatta encodes the following:
- the LOC114409379 gene encoding pectinesterase-like, giving the protein MENLGKTFLLLLLLSSIFSIASSRRRPPASSSNIDWWCNLTPHPEQCKQHLSTQMKSHHFQIKHKTIFREMLLQNALNQALIMQKEANDNDQNNMLTKNHRTVHGDCLKLYGKTIFHLNRTLECFHGKHNCSSVDAQTWLSTSLTNIQTCQDGTVELGVEDFKVPNNNVSEMIRNSLAINMDFMKHHDHMEEKPEDAFPSWFSKHERKLLQSSSIKAHVVVAKDGSGNFKTVQDALNAAAKRKVKTRFVIHVKKGVYRENIEVSVHNDNIMLVGDGLRNTIITSARSVQDGYTTYSSATAGIDGLHFIARDITFQNTAGVHKGQAVALRSASDLSVFYRCAFMGYQDTLMAHAQRQFYRQCYIYGTVDFIFGNAAVVFQNCYIFARRPLEGQANMITAQGRGDPFQNTGISIHNSQIRAAPDLRPVVDKYNTFLGRPWQQYSRVMVMKTFMDTLVNPLGWSPWGDSDFAQDTLYYGEYQNYGPGASTTNRVKWPGFHVINSPTEASQFTVTHLLAGPTWLGSTTVPFTSGL